The following are encoded in a window of Bremerella alba genomic DNA:
- the rbfA gene encoding 30S ribosome-binding factor RbfA, whose translation MSSRRTLKAASAIREVVSMAILTQLRDPRVKDVTVTHVEVAGDMRSAKVHVSIMGDEKKQQLCLNGLRRSAGFLQSCIKDRIDTRYIPKLEFDIDKGVKQSLEVSRILKEVLPPSEDEDVSDEKMADEDSEPEQSEPEDDGSKESS comes from the coding sequence ATGTCGTCTCGTCGAACATTGAAAGCCGCATCTGCGATTCGGGAAGTTGTCAGCATGGCAATCCTGACGCAGTTGCGCGACCCGCGCGTGAAAGACGTAACGGTGACCCACGTGGAAGTGGCGGGCGATATGCGCAGCGCCAAGGTCCACGTTTCCATCATGGGAGACGAAAAGAAGCAGCAACTCTGCCTCAATGGTCTCCGTCGCTCGGCCGGTTTCCTGCAGTCATGCATCAAGGACCGTATCGACACACGCTACATCCCCAAACTCGAATTCGATATCGACAAGGGAGTGAAGCAGTCGCTGGAAGTCAGCCGAATCCTGAAGGAAGTTCTGCCGCCGTCGGAAGACGAGGATGTCTCGGATGAAAAAATGGCAGACGAAGACAGCGAACCGGAACAAAGCGAACCGGAAGACGACGGCTCGAAAGAGTCTTCGTAG
- the infB gene encoding translation initiation factor IF-2 encodes MPIRIYALAKELQVDSKQLVDICNRAGVTGKGSALASLDDDELVKVKAFLNKDSGSDGGSRGSQSRQAVDEPMRPERPVQPAKPSRIRTLGGPLGSKAQPNEDGSDASQEEEVAENDATVVNEEPAQPAETTAEESTPAPAPPEETETSEPETSPEPEQVEEVIAKEPADDAEPNKADDQEVAKPKAKVDPDAPVRSIRRGDYIAIGSQRKVRTLGGGSGGGAQKKDDDRDKPKPKPKKVTPVVKIAKMPTAQAPKQPTVSKEPAAQKPIMQLPKEAIKGAKKGQKAPLEEFTKLHEKKRKSKDRKSATGVSETPDVREESETPSKTARKKGKSTGMAGMAGSRDARTQGRKRSRSGFGGDGDDSRGRRYRPRREKSGPKVSTAAPRKSDVALEMPCSLREFSEVTGLPAQVVQRTLMSFGQMVTINAMLDTETAELIAAEHGVDLKIKEPETIEDTLISQIEDQIDEDSDLAERPPVVTFLGHVDHGKTSLLDKIIGLDVVSGEAGGITQHIRAYIVDKGEKKISFVDTPGHEAFTEMRARGANVTDIAVLIVAADDGVMPQTEEAISHAKAAEVPIIVALNKMDVPGANPEKALQQLSQHGLLPAEWGGDVEVVKTSAITGEGIDTLLETILLTSEIHEYKANPNRDAVGVCLEAEQESDRGVLAKLIVKNGTLKVGDIVVCGSTYGRVKAMYDTLDSRKRLEEAPTSTPVNVTGFDEAPGAGEKFYVLNDIADAREIAEMRSDRTRADKLGGHTVKVSFEDFQERLQSGNLAGDGAGIVYLNIIVRADTRGTIEALQKELDKLDHPEVKVRVMQATVGGVTVADVTLASASDAVIVAFNVIPDEAARSMADDRGVQIRRYNIIYKVTEDIKLLLEGQLRPESRVTELGRALVQRTFTISRIGTIAGCRVLGGIIERGCRIRVNRDGRGIGDYPLDSLKREKDDAKEVREGYECGIKLSGFNDIKDGDILEAFKVEEFARTLDS; translated from the coding sequence GTGCCCATACGAATTTACGCGTTAGCTAAAGAACTTCAGGTAGATAGCAAGCAACTCGTCGACATCTGCAACCGTGCAGGCGTTACTGGGAAGGGGTCTGCACTTGCCAGCCTGGACGATGACGAACTCGTCAAAGTCAAGGCATTTCTGAATAAAGACTCCGGTAGCGACGGAGGTAGCCGCGGCTCGCAAAGCCGCCAGGCAGTCGACGAACCGATGCGTCCTGAACGCCCGGTGCAACCAGCCAAACCCTCGCGAATTCGCACCCTCGGCGGCCCTCTGGGCAGCAAGGCGCAGCCTAACGAGGACGGTTCAGACGCTTCTCAGGAAGAAGAAGTAGCGGAAAATGACGCTACTGTCGTCAACGAGGAGCCAGCCCAACCAGCAGAAACGACGGCGGAAGAATCGACGCCGGCACCTGCTCCTCCAGAAGAAACAGAAACTTCTGAGCCGGAAACTTCACCTGAGCCAGAACAGGTAGAAGAGGTCATCGCCAAAGAACCAGCTGACGATGCCGAACCGAACAAGGCCGACGACCAAGAAGTAGCCAAACCAAAAGCCAAAGTGGATCCGGACGCTCCGGTTCGCAGTATTCGCCGCGGCGACTACATCGCGATTGGTTCGCAGCGTAAAGTTCGCACCCTGGGTGGCGGTAGCGGCGGTGGTGCTCAGAAGAAAGATGACGACCGCGATAAGCCAAAGCCCAAGCCGAAGAAGGTAACGCCGGTCGTTAAGATCGCCAAGATGCCGACGGCACAGGCCCCCAAGCAGCCGACCGTCTCGAAAGAGCCAGCCGCTCAAAAGCCGATCATGCAACTGCCCAAGGAAGCCATCAAAGGCGCCAAGAAGGGGCAGAAAGCACCGCTCGAAGAATTCACCAAGCTGCACGAAAAGAAGCGGAAGTCTAAAGATCGCAAGTCCGCGACGGGTGTATCTGAAACGCCAGACGTTCGCGAAGAAAGCGAAACACCTTCCAAGACTGCCCGCAAGAAGGGCAAGTCGACCGGTATGGCCGGCATGGCCGGTAGCCGTGACGCCCGAACCCAAGGCCGGAAGCGTTCTAGATCAGGCTTCGGTGGAGACGGGGACGATTCGCGAGGTCGCCGTTATCGGCCCCGTCGCGAGAAGTCTGGCCCCAAGGTTTCGACCGCTGCTCCTCGGAAATCCGACGTCGCATTGGAAATGCCATGCTCGCTGCGTGAGTTCTCTGAAGTGACCGGGCTGCCTGCCCAGGTTGTCCAGCGAACACTCATGTCGTTTGGCCAGATGGTCACCATCAATGCGATGCTCGATACCGAAACGGCCGAGCTGATTGCAGCCGAACACGGCGTCGATCTCAAGATCAAAGAACCAGAGACGATCGAAGATACCCTCATCTCGCAGATCGAGGATCAGATCGACGAAGACAGCGACCTGGCAGAACGTCCCCCAGTGGTTACGTTCCTGGGTCACGTCGACCACGGTAAAACGTCTCTCTTGGACAAAATCATCGGTCTCGACGTCGTCAGTGGCGAAGCAGGCGGGATCACCCAGCACATTCGGGCCTACATTGTCGATAAGGGTGAGAAAAAAATCTCCTTCGTCGATACGCCAGGTCACGAAGCGTTTACCGAAATGCGTGCCCGTGGTGCCAACGTCACCGATATTGCCGTGCTGATTGTGGCCGCCGACGACGGTGTGATGCCGCAAACGGAAGAAGCGATCAGCCACGCCAAAGCGGCCGAAGTTCCGATTATCGTCGCTTTGAACAAGATGGACGTGCCTGGGGCCAACCCAGAGAAAGCACTCCAGCAGTTGTCGCAGCATGGCCTGTTACCTGCCGAATGGGGCGGTGATGTGGAAGTGGTGAAGACAAGTGCGATCACCGGCGAAGGGATCGACACGCTGTTGGAAACCATCTTGCTGACGTCCGAAATCCACGAATACAAAGCCAACCCCAACCGCGATGCCGTGGGTGTTTGCTTGGAAGCCGAACAAGAGTCCGACCGCGGTGTGCTTGCCAAGCTGATCGTGAAAAACGGTACGCTCAAGGTCGGCGACATCGTCGTGTGCGGCAGCACTTATGGCCGCGTCAAAGCGATGTACGACACGCTTGACTCACGAAAGCGTCTGGAAGAAGCACCGACTTCGACCCCTGTGAACGTCACCGGTTTCGACGAGGCTCCGGGCGCTGGCGAGAAGTTCTACGTTCTCAACGATATCGCCGACGCTCGCGAAATCGCCGAAATGCGATCCGATCGTACCCGTGCAGACAAACTTGGCGGACACACCGTCAAAGTTTCGTTCGAGGACTTCCAAGAACGTCTGCAATCAGGCAACCTGGCCGGCGACGGTGCAGGCATTGTGTACCTGAACATCATCGTACGAGCCGACACTCGAGGTACGATCGAAGCACTGCAGAAAGAACTCGACAAGCTCGACCACCCGGAAGTCAAGGTCCGCGTGATGCAAGCCACCGTGGGTGGAGTGACCGTCGCCGACGTGACGCTCGCTTCCGCTTCGGATGCGGTCATCGTGGCCTTCAACGTCATTCCGGATGAAGCGGCCCGCAGCATGGCGGATGATCGCGGCGTTCAAATTCGCCGTTACAACATCATCTACAAGGTGACCGAAGACATCAAACTGCTGCTCGAAGGCCAGCTACGACCAGAGTCCCGCGTGACGGAACTGGGGCGTGCTTTGGTTCAGCGGACCTTCACCATCAGCCGTATCGGTACCATTGCTGGTTGTCGTGTCCTGGGTGGTATCATCGAACGTGGTTGTCGCATCCGAGTCAACCGCGACGGACGCGGTATCGGCGACTATCCATTGGATTCGCTCAAACGCGAAAAGGACGATGCCAAGGAAGTTCGCGAAGGCTACGAGTGCGGTATCAAGCTCTCTGGCTTCAACGACATCAAGGATGGGGACATTCTCGAGGCTTTCAAGGTCGAGGAATTCGCTCGAACCCTGGACAGCTAA
- the nusA gene encoding transcription termination factor NusA, which translates to MNPSEVLRIVDAIHRDKKIDKEIVFQAIESALVSASRKYHPEEAEVVINIDRKDGSISGHIDGLPMDPEETVGRIGAQTAKQVIIQKIREAERDSLHDEYDELIGQMVNGIVHRSEGGATIVTLDNVEAILPRSEQIPGESFHANDRVRAVVFEVRKQGSRVKVVLSRTNKKFVERLFDQEIPEITEDVIEIRNISREPGYRSKVAVDSSDQRVDCVGACVGVRGNRIKNIVDELSGERIDIVRWSENPQELITNALQPAEVEEVILCQMMGRAIVLVREDQLSLAIGRRGQNVRLASKLCGWDIEIMLREELEEQIERAVTGFTSIAGVTEEVAEQLVGEGFLSYDDLSVIETDAMMEMGEFTEEQVEQIRDAAELKADEAEKAMETERRRIRDEKLKDGSAQ; encoded by the coding sequence ATGAATCCATCTGAAGTCTTGCGAATCGTGGACGCGATTCACCGGGACAAAAAGATCGACAAGGAAATCGTCTTCCAGGCGATCGAATCGGCGTTGGTATCTGCCTCGCGCAAATACCATCCCGAAGAGGCCGAGGTCGTGATCAATATCGATCGGAAAGATGGGTCAATCAGCGGACACATCGATGGATTACCGATGGACCCGGAAGAAACCGTGGGTCGCATTGGTGCGCAAACTGCCAAGCAAGTCATCATCCAGAAGATCCGTGAAGCCGAACGCGACTCGCTGCATGACGAGTACGACGAACTGATCGGCCAAATGGTCAACGGCATCGTCCACCGCAGTGAAGGGGGCGCAACGATCGTCACCCTGGATAACGTCGAGGCCATTTTGCCTCGCAGTGAACAAATTCCCGGTGAATCGTTCCATGCCAACGATCGCGTTCGCGCGGTTGTGTTCGAGGTACGCAAGCAGGGGAGCCGCGTGAAAGTGGTCCTCAGCCGTACGAACAAGAAGTTCGTGGAACGCCTGTTCGATCAGGAAATCCCGGAAATCACCGAAGACGTAATCGAAATCCGCAACATCAGTCGCGAGCCCGGCTACCGCAGCAAGGTAGCCGTCGATAGCTCCGACCAACGTGTCGACTGTGTCGGCGCATGCGTTGGTGTTCGTGGTAACCGTATCAAAAACATCGTGGATGAGCTCTCAGGCGAACGTATTGATATCGTTCGCTGGAGTGAAAATCCGCAAGAACTGATCACGAATGCCCTTCAGCCCGCCGAGGTCGAGGAAGTGATTCTGTGCCAGATGATGGGTCGTGCCATCGTTTTGGTTCGCGAGGATCAACTTTCCCTGGCAATCGGTCGCCGAGGGCAAAACGTCCGCCTGGCTAGCAAGCTGTGTGGATGGGATATCGAGATCATGCTCCGCGAAGAACTCGAAGAGCAGATCGAACGCGCTGTGACCGGATTCACGTCCATCGCCGGAGTCACCGAAGAAGTGGCCGAGCAACTCGTGGGGGAAGGCTTCCTTTCCTACGACGATCTCTCGGTCATTGAGACTGACGCCATGATGGAAATGGGCGAGTTCACCGAAGAGCAGGTTGAGCAGATTCGTGATGCCGCCGAACTCAAGGCAGACGAGGCCGAAAAGGCCATGGAAACCGAACGTCGGCGTATTCGCGACGAGAAACTTAAAGATGGCTCCGCGCAATGA
- a CDS encoding ABC transporter ATP-binding protein, whose product MAKVVLNQVSKRFSDTVAAVSELDLEVADREFLVLVGPSGCGKTTTLRMIAGLEDVSGGDITIGDRNVTHVSPKDRDIAMVFQNYALYPHMTVQRNMSFGLRLRYGGNFISRLWRRLRDAQSAAEREKQFQQIPQKVDQVAGTLGIGKLLDRYPRELSGGERQRVALGRAIVRQPAAFLFDEPLSNLDAKLRVEMRRELKELHRRLGATMIYVTHDQVEAMTLGDRIAVMDQGVLQQVGSPSEVYHKPLNRFVASFLGTPGMNLLEGELVGENGQFEFRASGVQLKVGPNQCPEIKPSSSRKIVLGVRPEDILLTEESSAACPQAGRGQVELVESLGDTGYVHIRLPGGAPGSVEMPRITAKANGAVLSGDLEARPVAMAFRVDSLHWFDIATGLRLSPAGQD is encoded by the coding sequence ATGGCGAAAGTCGTTCTAAATCAAGTTAGTAAACGATTTTCCGACACGGTCGCCGCTGTTAGTGAGCTGGATTTAGAGGTCGCCGACCGAGAATTCTTGGTACTGGTAGGTCCTAGTGGTTGTGGAAAAACGACCACATTACGGATGATTGCCGGTCTCGAGGATGTTTCTGGGGGTGATATCACAATAGGAGACCGAAACGTCACCCACGTCTCGCCGAAAGATCGGGACATCGCCATGGTTTTTCAAAACTATGCGTTGTACCCCCACATGACGGTGCAGCGTAACATGTCGTTCGGTTTGCGGCTTCGCTACGGAGGGAATTTTATTTCTCGTCTGTGGCGACGTTTGAGAGATGCCCAAAGCGCCGCAGAGCGTGAAAAGCAGTTTCAGCAAATCCCGCAGAAGGTCGACCAAGTGGCCGGCACTTTGGGAATTGGAAAGCTGCTTGATCGCTACCCGCGAGAACTTTCGGGTGGGGAGCGTCAACGGGTAGCCCTAGGACGTGCAATTGTGCGACAACCGGCTGCCTTTTTGTTTGATGAACCCCTGTCAAATCTCGATGCGAAGCTTCGTGTCGAGATGCGACGAGAATTAAAAGAACTTCACCGTCGCCTAGGTGCGACGATGATATACGTCACCCACGATCAGGTCGAAGCGATGACGCTCGGAGACCGGATCGCAGTGATGGACCAAGGAGTGCTCCAGCAGGTCGGTTCGCCGAGTGAGGTTTATCACAAACCTCTTAATCGGTTTGTGGCCAGCTTCCTGGGAACCCCTGGGATGAACTTGCTCGAGGGCGAGCTGGTCGGTGAGAATGGCCAATTTGAATTCCGCGCTTCCGGCGTGCAATTGAAAGTCGGTCCCAACCAGTGTCCTGAGATCAAGCCAAGCAGTTCGAGGAAAATTGTCCTCGGTGTTCGCCCGGAAGACATCCTTTTAACCGAGGAGTCTTCAGCCGCCTGCCCCCAGGCAGGTCGCGGACAGGTTGAACTGGTCGAATCGCTAGGAGATACGGGCTATGTCCATATTCGTCTTCCTGGTGGTGCACCTGGCAGTGTCGAGATGCCCCGCATCACGGCGAAAGCCAATGGTGCCGTGTTAAGCGGCGACCTGGAAGCTCGACCCGTCGCCATGGCATTTCGGGTCGATTCGCTGCATTGGTTTGACATAGCAACAGGTCTTCGTCTTTCGCCTGCCGGGCAAGACTGA
- a CDS encoding beta-ketoacyl-[acyl-carrier-protein] synthase family protein, whose product MQSRRVVITGMGQISPLGMDLDSFSAALEAGTSGIRKIESLPADALPSSYAGEALDFTGNIADFGEVDKNQTRSIRKNLKVMCREIQMGVAVAQRALQHSSLALGSYDPERSGVIFGSDYMMTTPEEFDKATAACVDEANEFQFEQWAEKGLPEVTPLWLLKYLPNMPASHVAIFNDMRGPNNSITLREASAGAALGEAMMTIARGHADVIVAGSTGTRVHETRTCHAYLQDPIAQGTDELSGKCLPFDLNRKGMIIGEGAGALVLESLEHAEARGAKILGEIIGQSICTGWNPDRTPDRATSISNAMAVACRDAGIKLSEIQHINAHGLGSQQSDWDEAAGLTRFLGDKTQDIPVVAMKSYFGNLGAGCGVIEVIGSLLAQQKKSLPGTLGYSTPDPQCQLNVSAEPQAITSDGVFVSLNFSPQGQASAIAIRGV is encoded by the coding sequence ATGCAATCGAGACGAGTCGTCATAACTGGTATGGGTCAGATCAGCCCCCTTGGGATGGATCTCGACAGCTTCTCTGCAGCTTTGGAAGCGGGCACCTCGGGGATCCGCAAAATCGAGAGCCTGCCGGCCGATGCGCTTCCTTCGTCGTACGCCGGCGAAGCCCTCGATTTCACCGGCAACATCGCCGACTTTGGTGAAGTCGATAAAAACCAGACCCGGTCGATCCGTAAAAACCTGAAGGTGATGTGCCGCGAAATCCAAATGGGGGTCGCCGTCGCACAGCGTGCTTTGCAGCACAGCAGCCTGGCATTGGGCTCGTACGATCCAGAAAGATCAGGCGTCATCTTCGGTTCCGACTACATGATGACCACCCCGGAAGAATTCGATAAAGCGACTGCGGCTTGTGTCGATGAAGCGAACGAATTCCAATTCGAGCAATGGGCAGAAAAAGGCCTACCAGAGGTCACCCCCCTGTGGCTGCTCAAATATCTGCCCAACATGCCGGCTAGTCATGTCGCCATTTTCAACGACATGCGTGGCCCCAATAACTCGATCACGCTGCGGGAAGCCTCGGCTGGGGCAGCCCTGGGCGAAGCGATGATGACGATCGCTCGCGGACATGCCGATGTAATCGTCGCCGGGTCCACAGGCACCCGCGTGCACGAAACCCGTACCTGCCACGCGTATCTTCAAGACCCGATTGCCCAAGGAACGGACGAACTCAGCGGAAAATGCCTGCCGTTCGATCTCAACCGCAAAGGGATGATCATCGGCGAAGGGGCAGGGGCGCTCGTTCTCGAATCACTGGAGCACGCCGAGGCACGCGGGGCCAAGATTTTGGGAGAAATCATCGGTCAATCGATTTGCACCGGCTGGAATCCCGATCGCACGCCTGATCGAGCGACCTCTATTAGCAATGCCATGGCAGTTGCCTGCCGCGATGCTGGCATAAAACTAAGCGAAATACAGCATATCAACGCCCACGGACTCGGTAGCCAGCAATCGGACTGGGACGAAGCGGCAGGGCTCACACGGTTCCTGGGAGACAAAACCCAAGATATCCCTGTGGTGGCCATGAAAAGCTACTTCGGTAACCTTGGGGCCGGTTGTGGCGTCATAGAAGTGATTGGGAGCCTGTTAGCCCAGCAGAAAAAGTCGCTGCCGGGCACCCTGGGATATTCAACCCCAGACCCCCAATGCCAACTCAACGTATCGGCCGAACCGCAAGCAATCACCTCGGATGGGGTATTTGTTAGTCTGAATTTCAGTCCTCAAGGGCAGGCTTCGGCGATCGCGATTCGCGGCGTGTAA
- a CDS encoding metallophosphoesterase has product MPLASLLIFSIVFVQQVRAQDTLPATPDGTFSIVVIPDTQSYQRDASRPGENARVNPIFSRHIDWITQNLEQHNISFVSHVGDIVDRNTPQQWECAQKCMDRLHGRVPYGISVGNHDMTRAGDSSLFQQTFPASRFDSMPWYGGSYEPVDSLPGHCTNNANSFQLFSAEGIDFLFLHLECNAPDHVLAWADGVLEQHADRKAIVTTHMGLGPLELPTNGEDYIHATKGRMKWKKTHGDNGNTPEQMWQKCFRKHSNLILICCGDQSRTQSMHLESVGIHGNTVHQALSDYSTGWLRLYRFHPKDNLITAWSFDPQSEKLCEEGRYAKSRSLNQFSMKVPLLDATLTNSKN; this is encoded by the coding sequence ATGCCCTTGGCTTCTCTTCTGATCTTCAGCATTGTCTTTGTCCAACAGGTCAGAGCCCAAGACACACTTCCTGCCACCCCGGACGGCACCTTTAGCATCGTCGTAATTCCTGACACCCAGTCTTATCAGCGAGACGCTTCTCGTCCTGGCGAGAATGCACGGGTCAATCCGATTTTCTCTCGTCACATCGACTGGATCACGCAGAACCTAGAGCAGCACAACATCTCATTCGTTAGCCACGTCGGCGACATCGTCGATCGCAATACTCCCCAGCAATGGGAATGCGCTCAAAAATGCATGGATCGCTTACACGGTCGTGTTCCGTATGGAATCTCCGTTGGCAATCATGATATGACCCGGGCAGGCGATTCATCCCTTTTTCAACAGACGTTTCCCGCAAGTCGATTCGATTCGATGCCGTGGTATGGCGGAAGTTATGAGCCTGTCGATTCCTTACCCGGCCATTGCACCAACAATGCGAATAGCTTTCAGCTCTTTTCTGCCGAAGGGATTGATTTCCTCTTCCTGCATCTTGAATGCAACGCTCCCGATCATGTCCTTGCATGGGCAGATGGAGTATTGGAGCAGCATGCCGATCGCAAAGCGATTGTGACCACGCACATGGGACTGGGCCCGCTAGAATTACCCACCAACGGCGAAGACTACATCCATGCTACCAAAGGTCGAATGAAGTGGAAAAAAACGCATGGCGACAACGGAAACACTCCAGAACAAATGTGGCAGAAATGCTTTCGTAAGCACTCTAACCTCATTCTCATCTGTTGCGGCGATCAAAGCCGTACACAGTCCATGCATCTCGAATCGGTTGGAATCCATGGAAATACCGTTCATCAAGCCCTGAGCGACTACAGCACTGGCTGGCTCCGCCTATATCGCTTTCATCCGAAAGACAATCTCATCACCGCCTGGTCATTTGACCCTCAAAGTGAAAAGCTCTGCGAAGAGGGACGCTACGCCAAAAGTCGCAGTCTGAATCAATTCTCGATGAAGGTCCCGCTTTTGGACGCAACTTTGACCAATAGCAAGAACTAG